Within the Sebastes umbrosus isolate fSebUmb1 chromosome 5, fSebUmb1.pri, whole genome shotgun sequence genome, the region CTCTACTTGTCTAGCAGTGCTCCTGGTTCTTCGACTTGTGGAAGGAGTGGCCTGTGTGGCAGAAATGAGACACAGTTATTAGTACAGCTGGTTCCACAGCAGGCTCGATCCTAAAGGATAAGGTAGATGACGTCTAAAttgttcttattgtcaacaaatttcacgaaaaaaagaccaaaaccaacaatgtgtctCTCAAATCTTTCTGACTTCCACAGTGGCTCCCAGCCCCTTCACTTCTACTAAAGACATTCATATTTAATAAGGGGTAAAAATGCAtagtttaatatttaaaaagtttCATTCCTAAAAATGTAGGGCACTGTATTTGTTCTTCAAACATTACCTAATCTGCAGTAAGTAGTGCTTTTGTTGGGGACTcttttcagctgcggattaatccacatttggtgctctagttagtatttggggcagcaggacggtttatgtgggattgactcaaaataaaatacactcaCTGTTCATGCTAATGAAGGAaaatgtcacccagtgcaagcAGGTGTGGCTCGCTGTTTTTACTCACTAACAAAGATtaaaaggtatttttttttgacagatgAAATTCACATAATTAACTTGATTAATATCATAGCAAAATATGatatccataaaatgatatggcttaaaaAGACTACCCTCCTTTTACACTTTTAAAGATACTTATTTTAGACTGAAAATGTAAAACTCAAATTCTAAATTGGCAAAAACTattgacatttcaaatttattccaattgtttaacagatcctgattattattattttttctttttatccaaCATCTTTTCCTATctttacattttaattgttatataatctattttatttgtatatcatttttatactgtgaaacatatttactaattttttttgtcatgaaaaatctgaacatgtagCCTACTTGATGCAACTATtgaactttctaaataaagtattgacatgaaaagaaaatcagTGTTTTTACTATTATATGGACTATAGTGGAGCCCTacagcacagaggaataagctatGTTATCTTTGgttacacagacaatacttgATACCAGGATCAActaattgttggttttgtttacaATAAGACAATTACAGAATATTGCACCATAACTCCTAATCTGAGTCATTAAGTGCTTTATCAGTAATGAGGAGGACTTTAAACCTCACAGCTAGTGTTCATTAGGGCATTAAAAGGTGAGCACTTTCTCTCAATTAAAAGGAATTTACCTGATGTATAATTTGTAGTTTTGTGTTTATGCGTGATAAAAGATCATAACAGTGGCAAAATCACATGTGATGATTCAGTTTAGACACTGATCTCACACTGATCTCAACCCAAACAGGACTTACATGCTTATTAAACATTGTGTGAACGGGATCGTTTTGATCTATTCAATTGTTTTCTTGCATTAAAAGGTGAACACTTTATCTCAATTAAAAGGAGTTTACCTGATGTATAATTTGGAGTCTGTGGTTTATGATTGATGCGTGATAAAACATCCTAGCAGAGGTGAAATGGTGAGGAAGCACATGTTCTTTAACTCATTATCAATCAAAGCTGCATTGAAGTTGGGCGACACGATCTCAACCCAAACAAGACCTCAATGTTTGTTAAACATTTATCCTTTTATGTATTcaattgttttcttgttttcgcCAAACATGGACACGTTTACAAACTCCGAGAGGAAACGTGTCGAACACGTGGAGTCTGATCAGCTGAACACCGGTCAGCTCTTCATCACCTCTTTAACCTCACACTGAACGTTCCCCTTCAGCGACACGATCTCTGGACATCTACAGGTTTAGAACAACATCAGCTCTTTCATAACGAACCTGGACATCAGCCGGAGGCTCCGGGTTTGTTTTAGTTGGAGAGAACACGCGGACTCCTCTCCTGGTGGCCACCATCTTTACTTCTGGCTCCTCCTCTCACTTCCGGTGTATGAAGACGGGACTAATCGATAAACGGAAGTCAGATACAGGCCGAGCAGACGATCGCAGAGCTGTGACCCAACTTCAACCTTCAAACCGAGGTGGTGGAAGAAAAAGTATGAATTATTAACAAAATGCACTTTAATTATCAAaagtatatttatattcataatctaaaaaatacagtgtaaatatatatatatatttatatatatatatatatttatattcataatctaaaaaatacagtgtaaatatatataaatatatatttatatatttatatatttatatatatttatatatatatttatattcataatctaaaaaatacagtgtatatatatatatatatatttatattcataatctaaaaaatacagtgtatatatatatatatatatatttatattcataatctaaaaaatacagtgtatatatatatatatatatttatattcataatctaaaaaatacagtgtatatatatatatatatatatttatattcataatctaaaaaatacagtgtatatatatatatatagtatatactttTGATaattattgtgcattttgctaATAATTCATACTTTTTCTTCCACCACCGCGGTTTGAAGTtatattagtatagtatagtatatatatatatttatatatactatactatactgtattttttagaTTATTAATGCTGATGTGTTAATGTGCAAATAACCGTTTAATGACGTAGTTGCCTGAGGTTGAGCAAATTTTAACAGTTGCATCtgttacgtaacttctgtataaaaacaagaacaatactgtcaaataaatgtagtggagtataagtaTTTGTAGTAGAAGTACCCCTAGCCCAGAAACTCAGTGCAATGAAGACTGTTTGACAATACACTTAAATGTGAAACATTTCAATaactattaatataaataaGGAAAATagtatcaataaaaaaaatagtttttgtttactataatagtgttagagACAAAATAGATTGTGTTATTATAGTTAAATAAGCAGGAAAGCAAATAGTTTTtagtgcagtgaaaatgttgtttttgaaaggcttaacgccaacaaatatggattgaagcagaatattttgttagttaaaaacatatattttttaaattaatcttttttcaatacattttgaattttggactcaacgctctggagttattggaaatgtttggataaCACAAGTCACAAATAAACCTACGCAGCCAGCACTAGAATATAATTTTACAAATagaataatactaataatattagtttagcctgatctttatctgcaactgtgcacaaacaaggggtttaaacagaatgtggcctactaagtagcaaaaaaatatgtttttttcaaatagctttatatacagacttttgtataaattatccagtaagtgcattattgtgattttagttatacattgAACCACTGCTTTAGATAGCACTACACAAGCCTAGTTTAATCACTTAAAATTTAGGCTCAAATTTATGTTGACATCACACATTCTGCAAGACGAAGTTATTCAGCAGTTGTTGTCTTTACATTTGAACCAAATCAGGGCCTAATAAGCTCAGTACATCTGCTTCAAAAGCATAGGGAAAGAGTGTGAAACGGTTATCAAACAACCACACTAGCCTAGGTTTATCCCATCTTTCAAATATTTGACACCAGTGTTCACGGTGAAAACATCAGTTTTGTAATTTTAATAAAGCCAATTCTTGATATACAGATATATGAcgacataaaatatgtttacaGTACAACAGATAATTTGTTTTCATGAGATAAACTGGATCCtgtctgggggaaaaaaaacacaattcttaaaTTAAAAATTCTTGTTCAGGGTTAACAAATTTAAACATCCTTATAACTCCTTAGGCATGGAGTTTCCAGTGCTATAACAACAATGCATATAGAGGACGTATAACCCTGCTATGCATGTCAATCTCAAATATTGCTGTATTCTCAATCCTCGAATTAATCTCATGAGCACAGAGGGGGTAAACATTTCAATGCATCACCAAAAACGGCGCGTTGttagaaaaaaatgcatgacaaaataaagttatatataCTCACGTAGTTGTCTGCTTTACCAGTTAAAGTCAAATAGCATCATAAAATAAACATCTCATATGTAGTTTGATTTGAATtagcacatttttttctcaattgAGGAATGCAAATGGAGTCTATACAACAGGAAAAATCAAATTGcatgaataaaatcatttttttgccCTTTCAAAATGCTTGGAATCATTTGGTTCTAAAAAAACGAATCTCTatctttgctttttgctttacCTACTCGTAATCTTTTCATTCAGACTGATATATTTAAAGCTTGATTCACAGTGGAGACCAAGTAGGTAtgacaggaggagaaaaagataaGAGGCACTTCAAGTCAGAGCAAGGTTAAGGAACCACCACCTTGGATCAAAGTTTAGCAACTGGCATTTTCCATCATTAAAGCAGCCTCTGCTGTGTTGGTTGGTAAATGGCTGATCGGTCAATGGTCATCTGGGAAACTCTCACTTTCACAGTCTATTCTCTCAAAACTGACACTGGAGTTGATCTTGCATGTTCATCTCCTATTTTTGATCTCACTGAGACGAGGGTGACGAATACCTGCATCAGTTAAACTGAAGAAATGATACATGATCGAGATGCAACCTTATCTGTAAGATAAAACGATGACTTCAAGACTCATGGTGAATGGCAGCGTCCATTATTCAGAGCTGTTACtttgcatgttgtgtgtgtgtgtcaatgaaaaaaggaggaaatgGCTTCATCCATgtgtcttcttctctggtgAGGTGTGCGCTAGGGGCTCGCCTTCCTCGCACTGACGAGGTAGCCCTTGGCCTTGATAATGCCCCTGCTCTTAACAATGATAGAGTAGCGCAGCACCCACTCCAGCCTCCAGTCTGCGATGTTCAGGTCCTGCGTTCCCTCCTGCACCGCCTCCTGGAATGTGGCTGCTGACATCAGCTCTGTGGAAACATGACGCCAAAAGAGGAGCCGTTTAAAAACTCAGGTACAAGTGATCTCACACTGTGGAAAGAAACACGAGATTCACTGATACCGCAGTTGACCCCAACTAAAAAGCTTCAAGAATAAggctggcatttttttttaagtatctttttgttaataaatcccatgaaaagaccaaaatcaaCAATGGGTCagtctgtctctttgtggctCTCAGCCCAGTCGTTTTTACTAAAGACACAAATCTTGAaagaacaaatatatatttatatatagtttttattttttaaaagaggcTATGTCATTGGGCACTTCAGCTTTTagcaaacaggagtaaatagtgtatttgttggagactattttcagctgtgcaTTAATCCACAGTTGGTGTTGTAGTGAGTATTTCCGGCAGCAGGATGGTAGGATGATGTATGTGTgactgactcaaaataaaccacAGTGCCCATGTTCACGATAATGAATAAACATGTACCCCAGTGCAATGAAacggctcactgatgtgttttttcaattatttttggGCAACAATGGAAGTCTATATTTAATAAgacatattatttattatttatatcaatTTGTTACcttgcacagcagctggattctcacgaTGTGACTAGATCGTGCGAGAAAcacgggatcacatatcacacgaaaatacatcttgtcaggcttcaaataatgtgtttgtttccGGCAAGCCAGAGAGCGGACCAAtcggcgtcctgtgaggagctactggcgtGGCTTAACGACATGGAGAGGCAACTGTTcgttcaaaacaacaatgggaactcctgaagaggttagcgtagatgctgcaatagcatcaggtatatcagaactggagagtatttcttcatttaaagaagagcaaagaatggCACTGAATGCTTTTCTCGGTGGTAAAGATGTTTTCGCttttctcccgactggctttggcaagagtttgagtgacagatggttcatccaatcagctgccaagtatttttttaaagtgcctgatcttttccaaacagtttccaatgacggcttctcagatgtttctgtgtaacaaaaCTTGTGGCGGGTCAGATTAATATAAATTTGtcctttgaggcaaatttgtgatattaggCTATATAAAGAAAATTGACTTGATATATCAGGCTTTTtctacacagacaatacttgttagtggAATCAATtctttgttggttttggtcttttgatagtgtttttttttttttttgtttatagtgAAATACAAGTGAGCAccatgaaaacaaacataaaacatatgacACAGCACAAGACAAGCAGGATAACTAGACTCGAAATaaccaaaaaaagagagagaaagcagcaacaataacaacgggaaaaagagagaaaaaaaacacttttgacaACTTTTGATGGCATTTGTTGTATtacaaaaatacagaatatcccAAGGCTTAACCTTTAATCTATCACTAAGCAGTGAGAAAACCTGGACTCTTTTTTTAACCGTTTCGCATCTAGAAACTTCACTATGAACCCATCTGACTGACAGGAATTGAGTTTCACCTTTGGGATCGTTGTGTGTGAGCAGCTGGATGTCAAACTCCTTCGCGAAGGCTGTCAGGTCAGGAGGCATCACACAGCAGGAGGCCAGGTTGACCTGGTTACTGCTGGGCTTCACCTGTACAAGAGAGGGTACGCAGTCAATGACTGGCTTTATTTGGTTCAAAACAGGAAATGGCAGCAACTGTCAactgttctgcgaggtaaaattacgcTTTTTTTCCagggagtctggtggctttggcgagagcatagatggatacaacggcttcagttccccagtcggaaacatagactgtatagctgtctcacggcaaggtaaaccggcaaaataatgtaaatatagcgtacacttaaactgatattgatttttttaggtgagcgttggttttaggtggctaaaacacattttcctgaTGTCCcggtccacagcagtacattattttgcttctgtgtggtaactcctgtctgcttctccaagctgggggcgtgccgactctcatctactgtaggcaatacaccgactatggactATGGACTTTCCATTCATAGTAAAATTGCACAAAGTAAAGCCACCATTCTCTTGTTTGGTCAACACTGGTGGGAACACAGATGTCTTGCTTGAATAAACTTTATTGGAATTGTCAATGGACAAAAGCGACCGGGGGTTCCTTGCTTACGTTCAGTGCGAGCACCGTGTCATGGCCGGCAAAATTAACCATACAGTGTGAGCATATTAAGTCTCAGGTTCTGGCCGTGCAGAATGTGTATTATGAGTTAAGGCAACGTACACAATTAATGAAAGCACACAGTGTCTGCTCAGCTTAGAGATGACACGAATAAAGGTTCACATACACAATATTGCCACTCACTTGAGCCCAGTTGTAGAGCTGCTCCAGCAGGTCTTTGTCCAGGTCAGAGGTGCCGATGGCTGCAATCCGCTGGCTCCTGACCAGAGCCTCCAGCTCTTCCCAAGCTGGCTGAAGGTAAGCCAAACTCTGGGTGTCCCCCTCCAGGGGCCAAGGTGGTGCTATGATAACAGAGTCGAGCTGGGAGACTGCCAGCGTCTGGCAGACTAAGGATGAGAGACAGTGTAGTAGTTTCACAAGTAGAGTTCAGTTTCATATCAATTGTGTGTAATTTTTAAGGCGAATGAAAATTTAACTGAAGAGATTTAAAGCTCACCCATCTCCACTGCATCTCTGATGGAGGACTGAACCGACTCACACAGGAACAGTTTGACtgtaaaaacaagcagtaataaaaatgtaaaaagtcagACACGGACCAGAAAACAACCTTCTGCAAAGTTTCCCACAT harbors:
- the gclm gene encoding glutamate--cysteine ligase regulatory subunit isoform X2; the protein is MKATFIIQPKLQDCIQATLSDWSSATKPQSKDFPDTLDCSIPQATDAITPEEREELRVSVKLFLCESVQSSIRDAVEMVCQTLAVSQLDSVIIAPPWPLEGDTQSLAYLQPAWEELEALVRSQRIAAIGTSDLDKDLLEQLYNWAQVKPSSNQVNLASCCVMPPDLTAFAKEFDIQLLTHNDPKELMSAATFQEAVQEGTQDLNIADWRLEWVLRYSIIVKSRGIIKAKGYLVSARKASP
- the gclm gene encoding glutamate--cysteine ligase regulatory subunit isoform X1, coding for MDPQNTNTNSEAKMLLSHAKTLRLHTGNLVNRSRLKKKCPVSPSEELQDCIQATLSDWSSATKPQSKDFPDTLDCSIPQATDAITPEEREELRVSVKLFLCESVQSSIRDAVEMVCQTLAVSQLDSVIIAPPWPLEGDTQSLAYLQPAWEELEALVRSQRIAAIGTSDLDKDLLEQLYNWAQVKPSSNQVNLASCCVMPPDLTAFAKEFDIQLLTHNDPKELMSAATFQEAVQEGTQDLNIADWRLEWVLRYSIIVKSRGIIKAKGYLVSARKASP